The sequence CTAAGTAGCCTGTAAATCCGCCAGCAAAAGTATCACCAGCGCCAGTTGGGTCAAAAACCTCGCGCAATGGCATTGCTGGTGCGAAGAAAACGTCGTCCTCACTAAAAAGTAATGCGCCGTGCTCACCCTTCTTTATAACTACGTATTTCGGACCCATTTCCATTATTTTATGAGCGGCTTTTACTAAGGAATATTCTCCCGAAAGTTGTCTTGCTTCTTCATCATTAATAGTAATCACATCTACTTTTGCTATAACCTGCATCAATTCGTTCAAAGCACTGTTCATCCAAAAATTCATCGTGTCCAAAACAATTAGTTTTGGCGAATCCATTTGCTCGATTACGCCTAACTGCACTAATGGGTGTAAGTTTCCAAGCATAACTACTTCGGCATCGCGATAGTTTTCTGGGACTTGAGGGTTGAAATCTGCAAGCACGTTTAAATCTGTGATTAATGTGTCGCGAGTATTCATATCATTGTGATATTTTCCGCTCCAGAAGAAGGTTTTTCCGTTTTCAACAACTTCAAGACCTGTTAGATCCATTCCTTTTGCTTCAAGCATTTTTAAGTCTTCTTTCGGAAAATCGCCACCAACAATTGAAACTATTGCGCCGTCAAC comes from Aequorivita sublithincola DSM 14238 and encodes:
- a CDS encoding PfkB family carbohydrate kinase produces the protein MSKLVIVGTVAFDAIETPFGKTDKILGGAATYIGLAASQFKVDGAIVSIVGGDFPKEDLKMLEAKGMDLTGLEVVENGKTFFWSGKYHNDMNTRDTLITDLNVLADFNPQVPENYRDAEVVMLGNLHPLVQLGVIEQMDSPKLIVLDTMNFWMNSALNELMQVIAKVDVITINDEEARQLSGEYSLVKAAHKIMEMGPKYVVIKKGEHGALLFSEDDVFFAPAMPLREVFDPTGAGDTFAGGFTGYLARTGDYSYINMKSAIINGSALASFCVEKFGPERLLNLTNKEVHERIQQFKSLTQFDIKLT